The following are encoded together in the Pseudomonas maumuensis genome:
- a CDS encoding aldehyde dehydrogenase family protein, whose translation MHSELPILPATRAFLARPLKMRIGADWQDAASGRTMTLRNPASGEALAEVPAAEAQDVDRAVQAARQAFEHSAWSRMRPRERQNLLWRLADLMQRDAQELAELECLNNGKSAAVAQVMDVQLAIDFLRYMAGWATKLEGSTVEPSLPLMPNDDFHAFVRREAVGVVGAIVAWNFPLLLACWKLGPALATGCTVVLKPADETPLTALKLAELVSEAGYPDGVFNVITGTGLNAGAALSRHPGVDKLTFTGSTEVGKLIGKAAMDNMTRVTLELGGKSPTIVLPDANLQEAAAGAATAIFFNQGQVCCAGSRLYVQRKHFDNVVADIAGIANGMKLGNGLDPSVQMGPLISAKQQERVTGYIDLGRELGATIACGGEGFGPGYFVKPTVIVDVDQRHRLVQEEIFGPVLVAMPFDDLDEVVGLANDNPYGLGASIWSNDLAAVHRMIPRIKSGSVWVNCHSALDPALPFGGYKLSGVGREMGAAAIEHYTELKSVLIKL comes from the coding sequence GCGCATTGGCGCCGACTGGCAGGACGCCGCCAGCGGCCGCACCATGACCTTGCGCAACCCGGCCAGTGGCGAGGCCCTCGCCGAGGTGCCCGCGGCCGAGGCACAGGATGTGGACCGCGCCGTGCAGGCCGCCCGCCAGGCGTTCGAGCACTCGGCCTGGAGCCGGATGCGTCCGCGCGAGCGGCAGAACCTGCTGTGGCGCCTGGCCGACCTGATGCAACGCGATGCCCAGGAGCTGGCCGAGCTGGAATGCCTGAACAACGGCAAGAGTGCCGCCGTGGCCCAAGTGATGGACGTGCAACTGGCCATCGACTTCCTGCGCTACATGGCCGGGTGGGCGACCAAGCTCGAAGGCAGCACGGTCGAGCCGTCGCTGCCGCTGATGCCCAATGACGACTTCCACGCGTTCGTGCGCCGCGAGGCGGTGGGCGTGGTCGGCGCCATCGTCGCCTGGAATTTCCCGCTGCTGCTGGCCTGCTGGAAGCTCGGCCCGGCCCTGGCCACCGGCTGCACGGTGGTGCTCAAGCCTGCCGACGAAACCCCGCTGACCGCGCTCAAGCTCGCCGAACTGGTAAGCGAGGCCGGCTACCCGGACGGCGTGTTCAACGTGATCACCGGCACCGGGCTGAACGCCGGTGCCGCGCTGAGCCGCCACCCGGGCGTGGACAAGCTGACCTTCACCGGCTCCACCGAAGTCGGCAAGCTGATCGGCAAGGCCGCCATGGACAACATGACCCGCGTCACCCTCGAACTGGGCGGCAAGTCGCCGACCATCGTCCTGCCCGACGCCAACCTGCAGGAGGCCGCCGCCGGCGCCGCCACGGCGATCTTCTTCAACCAGGGCCAGGTGTGCTGCGCCGGCTCGCGGCTGTATGTGCAGCGCAAGCACTTCGACAACGTGGTGGCCGACATTGCCGGCATCGCCAACGGCATGAAGCTCGGCAACGGCCTGGACCCGTCGGTACAGATGGGCCCGCTGATCTCGGCCAAGCAGCAGGAGCGGGTCACCGGCTACATCGACCTGGGTCGCGAGTTGGGCGCAACCATCGCCTGCGGCGGCGAAGGCTTCGGCCCGGGCTACTTCGTCAAGCCGACGGTAATCGTCGATGTCGACCAGCGTCACCGGCTGGTGCAAGAGGAAATCTTCGGCCCGGTGCTGGTGGCCATGCCGTTCGACGACCTCGACGAGGTGGTGGGCCTGGCCAACGACAACCCCTACGGGCTGGGCGCGAGCATCTGGTCCAACGACCTGGCCGCGGTGCACCGGATGATCCCGCGGATCAAGTCCGGGTCGGTGTGGGTGAACTGCCACAGCGCGCTGGACCCGGCGCTGCCGTTCGGCGGCTACAAGCTGTCGGGCGTCGGTCGCGAGATGGGCGCGGCGGCGATCGAGCATTACACCGAGCTCAAGTCGGTGCTGATCAAGCTCTGA